GAAATGATAGCTGGCAAGATCTTCAAAAAAATAGGATCACTTTCTCAGACGATGAACTTCctatggagggtacagaacacaaccgagctctttatctcacagtgaagtgtgaagattctgttgtctcaagggttttggttgataatGGCTCTAGTGCGAATATTTGTCCCATATCTACTCTGCAAAAATTGAATATTGGCATCGAAAGAATCCACTTGAATAGTGTGTGTGTTCGAGGCTTTGATGGGGGAGGTAAAGATTATGTTAGAGATATAATGCTAGAATTGGCGATAGGGCATGTTGAGTTTACCATAGAATTCCAAGTGTTAGATGTGGTTGTCTCCTATAATCTGTTGTtgggaaggccttggatacatgctgCTAAGGCAGTCCCATCTTATCTCCATAAaatggtgaagttcgaatggcacagacaggaaatagttgtgcacggtgaTGAGGACTTGTTAGCTTGTAATGACATAATTGTTCCGTTTATCAAagttgaagatgataagggaccttggGTCTATCAGACTTTCAAAACAGTGTCTATTGAGAAAATTCATGAAAGAAAATGCATTCCGGGTCCCAAGCTATCCTCCGTGTCCGGCATGGTTgcgaatgaaatgttgaagaatagTTTTGTGCCGGGCAAGGATCTGGGCTCATCTCTGCAGGGTATTGTGCATCCAGTGCGTCCTAGTGGGAATCCTGGTACGTTTAGTTTGGGATTCATGCCCACCGAGAAggacatgaagggttaaaaatctgaaacagaAGGTATGGTCACTCCCCAAGCCCGTCCCACACATctctaagtcttttgtcaagccagggGCCGAAAAACATCCAAACTCCTCAATCCCAAAACATGTGGTCGATGTTGATGAAGAGCTGATCAAGAGGTTCCAAAGTTTGTTCGAAGAgatcaatatggtagaagttggtgaaGGCTCTAGTAAAGCAGATGTGCAGCTCCTTGGCCCAAACATGAAGCTTAGCAATTGGGAatctactcctctccccaccagaaaggaattttggtagtttgctttgttttcctttctgttatctgggttattccaaggttgtaatccagatttttagtttttacttgttttgatgttcaaacccttctatccttttatttttcaatGAAATGTAATTTCCCGTTTTTCGTTATTCTTAATagtgttttattttgttcttttttcttttgtacagttccttttatgCTGGTTGcagtgatatgacatgcatgaagaaTTTTCAGCTGaatcttaaaagtcaatctaatccTGAAATAACAATCCAAGAAGTAGAATATGATGATTGTCACACCCCCTTTTTAACTAAAGAATATGTATTCTAGCATGATTCCCTTCACACCAATCATGCATGATAATCATATTAAAATATTCAAACGTCACATATTAACGCGAATGATGCTCGAATTCCCAAAAGAAAACTCCGCACATTATTATTGTTCCTAAAGAAATTAAAACTGGGCATTTATATGAATAACAATCCTAGCAGAATCCAAGAATTTGTTAGGAAAAGGAGTCATTAGTGAATTTGGTGCTTTAGTAAACTAACAGACAAATATCATTTCAAACAGATCGCCAAGTTAGGACAACAATCTTTCTATTCCAGTTAATTTCTTTAAAACCAAAACTGAACTTCATTCACTGGAATTGAAGTTTCAAACGAACGAAATTAGGAGAAAACACGCGACAATTAAGAGAAGAGATATTGCAAGAAGCTTTAACAAAAATTTCAGTGAAAATCTCCCATGGAATCGCCTACAACTCAAACTTAAATCCTTGAAACAAATTAGATAAGTTTATGGAAATCAAACCTTCAGGCAATTAGTTCAAGAGGAAATAAGACACTTACCAAGATAACATTATAACAAGATGAATTTACCATGAGATTAAGCATATTCACATCGAGGTGCAGCAAACCAATTGAACACACAAACACGAACAACTCCAAGATATTTCAGACATGGAACAATCAATGATGTCTCTGGTATATGGTCTTTAAGACATGGAAACAAACTTGAAGGTGGAAATCGATACAAAATCAATTCAAATGTTCAAACAGATTTCAACAGAAGCCGACTCACATATACcctttcttttcaatttcaatttcaatttcaatcCGACATTCGAGACACTAGTCAAAATCGCAAATGAAATCACCACTGATTCATAATCCGAGTAACGAACAGATTTCAGAAACTTAGAAAGATCGAATTAAACCAACAACGAGCTTAGCTTCAAAACAGAAATGCAACTTATATTAAAGTAAAATAGAGTATAAATTCTAAATCAGTCGCGGCTAAACGGGCTCTCAAACATATTGTAAACTAACTAACCCCGGCTCTTATCGTACTCTGAATCGACACTGAATCATTAAATAGAAATGAGTAGGATAAAGGAATAACAGAAATGAAACCTTTCCAATATATTTCCAAGAATAAGAGAATACACGCAAAAAATGGGTCTTGATGACAAGCTTGAAATAAAATAACTACTGAAAGTCGAGATTCCACAAGAGCTGCAACCAGATATGAACCTCAGTTAACAAGCAGTCGATAACTCGAACGACTTCGACTCAAGTTCAGAACTCAAATAAACTCCATCTTGAAAGTcacaattgaaataaaaagagaagaagcACAAacgattttttttgaaatttaaacaaAATTCGAACAAGAATCTAAAAtcaaactttttttttgtatttttcgtatTTTTGTTTTTCTGGAAAGCCAACCAAACAAAAGAATCTCCCAAAACTAAAAAGAACCCTAGAACCCCTTCtccaattttttgattttttctcccTTTTCCCGAAAATTTCCCTCCAAAAAAAAGAACCCCCAAATATATAGGCACCTAGAAtcttcctcctccttcttctcagAGAAATGCGTGTTCTCCCCAACCAAATCCAAAAATCCCATTttctaacaaaaatcagaaaatcgaAGTCTTGGATCAAAATTTAATCCAACGGCTCCCATTTTCCGACATTTATCTCAAGAATTCAGattttttatttaaacaaaagaaataaaagaagaaatccGCGTGAATCAGATTAAAATGATGAGATTTGGTACGGAAGGGATGACGTGAAAAATGGAGAAGACGAGAGGGGGGACCATGGCACTCGGCTGAGTGAACTCGCCGGTTTTTTTGAGTTTTCCGGCGAGATGGGGCGCCGCTTGGTGTTGTGTATTTTAGGTTTAGGTTTTGGTTAATATGTGGTTTTTATATGGGGTAGAAAAAAAATATGGGCTGTTGGATTAAAAGGGATGAATGGCTAGGATTTAGTTGGGAAAATGGGGCGGGTAGATGGGTTGGCGGGTCAGTTGGATTAGGGAGATGGGCTGTCGATTTGGGCCTTTTCTTGTGTAAAATTCGGCCAAAATCTTGTACTTCTTCAATTTTTAAAAATCTATTAAATAACCAACCCAatctttttttaaattaaaaataactaatttcaattaattaaataaactatGTAATAatatgaaactatatttttttaatGCATCATGttttatataaattaaaagtaagagtgaaaatcatagtaaaaataaaatatatggcTATAAAATCTTAATAGCctaaactaaatagaaataaggtaaaacatgaaactatatatatgtatttattatttttttccaaggattatactaaaaataaaaatataaaaaaaaccaTGACAAACTTAGCATAATACTACTATAAAAATGCTAAtgaacttaaataaataaaaacaaaaaaacaagcaTATCTAATAAGATAAATTGaaactttcttcttttttttctattttttcttctttttttatgatttgaaataaaaataaaataggctaaaattacaTAATAACTCAAGTAGATATTTTAAAACATAAAAATACTAAAACAAACTTTAAAAATTGTGcaggtcaaaaattacatgtctacagctgcccctctttgacgggAAATACGAAGTGTTTTCAGGCAAAGAACAACAAGACATGTTTTTTGAGCCGACTCTTGTTTAGAGAGACAAAAACTAAAGAAAAGGGCAATCTaggagctcattgatacaaacCAAATTGTAGTCTAAAGCCTAGACGCgccaaacatcaaccaaaaccctttgcTAGCCCACGAAGAGAcacatatgattgaaatagttcacAAGGATGGTGAGCCCAAGAAGTCTTCTAaatccgtcatgatgattcgggccagtGAAAGTAATTTGGTTAAAGCTACAGACTCTACCAAAGCAACGCCCTTAACAGTTGAAGGGGTGACAGAAAAGCCGAGCCCACTCAATTCGAAACCACCAGTGTTGGTCGTGAAAGGGCTGTCGAAAGATATCAGGGCAAGTCCGGAAAGTTcaaaagtggtagtaccagggatTCCAAATAAGCCTGTAATAGTTGTAAAGGGGGCTCCTACTTTAAACCAGTAACCAAGCTGCCAGTGGTGGACGCCAAGGCTGTCCGTGGAATTATATACAAGTgatagtgacatacaaaggaaaagaaatagaggaAGAAGTTAATGAAACTGGAGGATTGACTCGTTCTGGGAGATGTTTCACCCCAGAAGAATTAAGAAAATCCAGGCCATTCAAGGATAGCCAAATGCCAATAAAGAAATTAGTCACTGAGGAAAAGGCTGAGGAGTTCctaaaaaagatgaaagtgcaggattattccattgtggagcagttaaggaaaacaccagctcagatttctcttttgtctttgttgatacattcagatgaacatcgcagggtcttgatgaagattttgaatgaggcgcatgttcctgataagatcacagtgaaccacttggaaaagatagctggcAAGATCTTCGAAGCAAATATGATCACTTTCTCGGATGATGAATTTCctgtggagggtacagaacacaatcgAGCTCTTTATCTCACGGTGAAGTGCGAAGATTCTGTTGTCTCAAGAGTTTTGGTTGACAATGGATCTAGTGCGAATATTTGTCCCCTGTATACTCTGCAAAAACTGAAGATTGGCACCGAAAGAATCCACTTGAACAGTGTGTGTGTTCGAGGCTTTGATGGGGGAGGTAAAGATTCTGTTGGAGATATAATGCTCGAATTGtcgatagggccagttgagtttaccatggaatttcaagtgttagaTATGGTTGTCtcctacaatctgttgttgggtagGCCCTGGATACATGCTGCTAAGGCAGTCCCATCTTCTctgcaccaaatggtgaagtttgaatgggacaggtaggaaatagttgtgcatggtgATGAGTACTTGTCAGCTTGCAATGACACAATTGTTCCATTTATTGAGGCTGAAGATTATAAGGGACCTTGGGTCTATCAGACTTTCGAAACAATGTCTGttgagaaaattcctgaaggaaaatgcattcTGGGTCCTAAGCTATCCTCAGCTCTGTCATGGTTAcaaatgaaatgttgaagaattgtTTTGGGCCGGGCAAAGGTCTAGGCTCATCTCTGTAGGGTATTGTGCATCCAGTATGCCTAGTGGGAATCCTAGTAAGTTTGGTTTGGGATTCACGCCCACCGAGAAGGACGTGAAAAAGGTTAAAAATCTGAAACAAAAAGTATGGTCGCTCCCCAAGCCCGTCCTATACATCTCTAAGTCTTTTGTCATGCCAGGGGATGAAAAACCTCCAACCTCTTCAATACCAAAACATGTCGTCGATGTTGATGAAGAGCTGGTCAAGAAGTTCCAAAGTTTGTTTGAAGAGAttaatatggtagaagttggtgaaGGCTCTAGTAAAGCAGATGTGCAGCTCGTCGACCCAAACGTGAAGCTTAGCAATTGGGAAgttactcctctccccaccagaaAGGAGTTTTGGttgtttgctttgttttcctttatgttatctgggttattccagggttgtaatccagatttttagtttttgcttgttttgatgtCCAACCCCTTCTAttcttttaatttcaatgaaatacaatttgcCGTTTTCGTTATTCTTAATggtgttttattttgttctttttatgctggttgcaGTGACATGACACGCATGAAGAATTTTCATCCAAGTcctaaaagtcaatctaattctgaaataacaatccaagaagtagaatatgatgatgaaatagaatatgatgaagaagcaacatttgaggaaatcagtaaagagctaaaacaatttgaagaaaaaccaaagcctaattTGAGTGAAACTGAAGCAATTAATTTAGGGGACCAGGATAATGTTAGGGAAACCAAAATAAGTGTGCATATAGAACCGCGAGTTAAGGAGGAAATAATTAAAACActgtttgagtacaaagatgtatttgcatggtcatatgacgatatgccgggcctgagcactgatctggtagttcataaattgccaactgatccagcattccctcctgtcaagcaaaagttgcgaaagttcaagactgatatgagtgtgaagatcaaagaagaaatcacaaagcagcttACTACAAAGGTCATTTGGGTCACgagatatcccacttggttagctaatgttgttgcagtaccaaagaaggatggtaagaccagggtatgtgttgattaccatgatcttaacaaagcaagcccaaaggatGATTTTCTATTGTCGAACATTCAcattctgatcgataattgtgccaagcatgagattgggtcttttgtggactgttacgctggatatcaccagatcttgatggatgaggaagatgcagaaaagacagcattcatcgcgccatggggaacatactgttgtcgggtaatgccatttgttttgaagaattctagggctacttacatgagggcgatgaccaccatatttcatgacatgatacatagggagattgaggtttatgttgataatgtgatcataaagtcaaagaagcagtCTAATCATGTCAAAGACCTGAGGAAatttttccaaaggctccgcaggtacaacctcaagctcaatctagtgaaatgtgcatttggagtccCGTCTGGTAAACTGCTGGGATTCGTGGTCAGTAGACGCGGTATTGAGATGGatccgtcgaagatcaaagctattcaagagttaccgccaccaaagaacaaaacagaggtgatgagtttgtttggaaggttaaattacattagcaggtttattgctcaacttacgacaacttgtgagcccatctttaagcctCTGAAGAATAATGCTATAGTCAAGTGGACTGACGAGTGTCAAAAAGCATTTgataagtgtcacacctcctttttacactacACCCCCGAGAatggagtatataagggagttctttccaattaaagtgacaatcgaaatgggattcatttatttaaaaattcagagtcgccatttgggaatattttatggtgtcccaagtcaccggttcaaatcccgaatagaggaaaagattgactttgttttacagtctgcgaacacaaaaatccgagtaaggaattctattagcccgggagaaggtgttaggcattcccgagttccgtggttctagcacggtcgctcaactgttataattggcttattatctgattttagtgcatgtttaaacctatgtgcaaattttaactttttaccacttttgttattatttattcaaagaattgcaacgtcgtgagaatgcgtctcgaattgcgccacataaatgtacccgcaatttttgatacgttccaacttcgttgagatttggatttgggtcacataaatgtgcacccgagtttaagaagataacattattaaatatgcgcctaaagactaacgtattgttattttgagaaaagccggaaaattcgctaagcggccgatccccagttctaagtaattaatatatatatatatacaattgtgAGGGACCCGCAATCGGtgagttttactaggcgaggctcatctcgtttattttaagaggacaatcctaaagtgactacattttttattaaattcgtctctaaaataaaagagaagaagtccTGATTAATTAATATTATAACAGCGGGCTTCGAGTTCAAGTTCGAGTCCAAACCGAATGACGGACCGTTtaatttgaacccgctacctaactcaaAGCCCCAAACTTAATTGTGTTAATTATATACTGAGACCTTTAAATCATGCCCAAATTAAATGGGCCAACTAATTGTACTTGTGAACGAGCAGCAACAGGTGGGCCTTGAGGCAAGCCCAAAACCGAATGGAGCGTGTTAAGTTGCGTAGGAGATATTGAGGGATCGAGCCCTTGACGTCAAACATTTACTTATTCATTTGCATGTCATTAAGTAGGCATCCTGATTTTATAATGAAAGCAGCACGTCGTTCTACTTGGAACAACTTAAGCAAAATAAATCGCAACACTCTTTATGGGTCAATTTTAACATGCCATGATGTAGTAAATAAACAGTCCTATTAACGAAGTTAAAAACTCAAATTAccactactgaaattaccaaaaggGACTATTTCCAAGGAAACATAAAACTCAAGAATTAATCTAACTATCCTATTAACCTATCATAAAACTAAATACATCCACTACTCG
This sequence is a window from Nicotiana sylvestris chromosome 3, ASM39365v2, whole genome shotgun sequence. Protein-coding genes within it:
- the LOC138888243 gene encoding uncharacterized protein, translated to MKILNEAHVPDKITVNHLEKIAGKIFEANMITFSDDEFPVEGTEHNRALYLTVKCEDSVVSRVLVDNGSSANICPLYTLQKLKIGTERIHLNSVCVRGFDGGGKDSVGDIMLELSIGPVEFTMEFQVLDMVVSYNLLLGRPWIHAAKAVPSSLHQMVKFEWDSMPSGNPSKFGLGFTPTEKDVKKVKNLKQKVWSLPKPVLYISKSFVMPGDEKPPTSSIPKHVVDVDEELVKKFQSLFEEINMVEVGEGSSKADVQLVDPNVKLSNWEVTPLPTRKEFCDMTRMKNFHPSPKSQSNSEITIQEVEYDDEIEYDEEATFEEISKELKQFEEKPKPNLSETEAINLGDQDNVRETKISVHIEPRVKEEIIKTLFEYKDVFAWSYDDMPGLSTDLQKLRKFKTDMSVKIKEEITKQLTTKVIWVTRYPTWLANVVAVPKKDGKTRSKKQSNHVKDLRKFFQRLRRYNLKLNLVKCAFGVPSGKLLGFVVSRRGIEMDPSKIKAIQELPPPKNKTEVMSLFGRLNYISRFIAQLTTTCEPIFKPLKNNAIVKWTDECQKAFDKCHTSFLHYTPENGVYKGVLSN